A genomic stretch from Magnetococcales bacterium includes:
- a CDS encoding response regulator, whose product MTTKTSHEIDAEISRLRKQMEAYKKDKLRLKDVETQLERTLYDLGIHQEELRTQNEQLNQAHEKLEGLLAKYSVLFEDSPVGYFVFDTRQRVLEANRAAVFLLQSAGSDLVGKTLIRHLPRKSISVIGEHFRRVMQSNHATDEIILGSKQQLPIPTIFHSQRITDPGTGKPVCLTVVFDISERKKAEQKIAYLAEQNRRIIDSAGEGIIGIDGEGLIAFANPAAEKILKWGIENMLGQEPFQLFKPLGQNGKKVSKGQWAIVQTQLDGDVRQVTGEKFKRKSGRRFPVEYVVAPTFDGGNISGLVITFRDITERQLFEEALVQAKDEAEAGNRAKSEFLSIASHELRTPMNAIMGMAGFLAGSDLDEEQLDFVGTIQQSGRGLLTLIDDILELSSLDSGKQVLARSSINLSELVRGVLSILSPVVKKKGISMVSSVDDGVPAIINGDERRLRQVLLHLLSNAVKFSSDGEIRLSVGVVEDPSEIHALKFTVTDSGVGIAKENLERIFHPFTQVDSSDTRRHGGTGLGLAICRRFVRWMGGDVHVESVLGEGSAFSFTFPLTTSDACQPLVQPAPLTFQTDTHQEIPPEAKILVAEDDPVNRALTLGILRKCGVVADVVKNGREALDKMKNTHFDLVLMDIQMPEMDGLTACKLFRKFETKRKTDQRTPVIAVTAYSLEEHRDASFKAGMDDFLTKPLMPRDLKMALLRWLAPETDALPLPSEEPSINRSVLERLRQDMGEDFSMVVDLFLEVLPQRCKAIRRAAEQLDGEAMHLETHPFKSASRQVGMEGLAKLVEEIDDLARSGKVKKAAKLMPKLVKECDQAEKMLRSELASA is encoded by the coding sequence ATGACGACGAAAACCAGCCATGAAATTGATGCGGAAATCTCCCGGCTGCGCAAGCAGATGGAGGCGTACAAGAAAGATAAGCTACGCCTTAAAGATGTGGAAACCCAACTTGAAAGAACGCTTTACGATCTTGGAATTCACCAGGAGGAGTTGCGAACCCAGAATGAGCAACTGAACCAGGCCCATGAAAAGCTTGAGGGACTTCTGGCTAAATATTCGGTCCTTTTTGAAGATTCTCCCGTTGGATACTTCGTTTTTGATACCCGGCAAAGGGTTCTTGAAGCCAACCGAGCCGCCGTTTTTCTTCTACAGAGCGCTGGATCTGATCTTGTCGGAAAAACCCTTATAAGACATTTGCCAAGAAAGTCCATTTCGGTGATTGGCGAGCATTTTCGCCGCGTCATGCAGTCCAACCATGCCACCGATGAAATTATCCTTGGCTCGAAACAGCAGTTGCCCATTCCCACTATTTTTCACAGCCAGAGAATCACGGACCCGGGAACGGGAAAACCGGTCTGCCTGACTGTTGTTTTTGATATTTCAGAAAGAAAAAAGGCCGAACAGAAGATCGCCTATCTGGCCGAGCAAAACCGGAGAATCATTGACTCGGCTGGAGAGGGTATTATTGGCATCGATGGCGAAGGTCTGATCGCCTTTGCCAATCCGGCGGCGGAAAAAATCCTGAAATGGGGCATTGAAAACATGTTGGGGCAGGAGCCGTTTCAACTCTTCAAACCTCTTGGGCAGAACGGAAAGAAGGTTTCCAAGGGGCAATGGGCTATTGTTCAAACCCAATTGGATGGAGATGTCCGACAAGTCACGGGCGAGAAGTTCAAGCGGAAGAGCGGACGGCGTTTTCCTGTTGAGTACGTTGTTGCTCCCACCTTTGATGGAGGAAACATTTCCGGCCTGGTGATCACTTTCCGGGACATCACCGAGCGTCAATTGTTTGAGGAGGCTTTGGTACAGGCCAAAGACGAGGCTGAAGCGGGAAACCGGGCCAAGTCGGAGTTTCTTTCCATCGCCAGTCATGAGTTACGCACCCCCATGAACGCCATCATGGGCATGGCGGGGTTTCTCGCCGGTTCCGATCTTGATGAGGAGCAATTGGATTTCGTTGGCACGATTCAACAATCCGGACGCGGATTGCTAACCCTCATTGACGATATTCTGGAGCTTTCGAGTCTGGACTCGGGGAAACAGGTGTTGGCGCGATCCTCCATCAATCTATCTGAACTGGTACGGGGTGTGTTGTCTATTTTGTCTCCCGTAGTCAAGAAAAAGGGGATTTCAATGGTCTCATCCGTTGATGATGGCGTTCCTGCAATCATCAACGGTGACGAGAGACGCCTCAGGCAAGTGCTTTTGCACTTGTTGAGCAACGCCGTTAAGTTTTCATCCGATGGAGAGATACGGCTTTCGGTGGGCGTGGTAGAAGATCCCTCGGAAATACACGCTTTGAAATTTACCGTTACGGACTCAGGCGTCGGCATCGCCAAGGAAAACCTGGAACGGATATTCCACCCTTTTACTCAGGTGGACTCCTCGGACACGCGGCGTCATGGCGGAACGGGATTGGGGCTGGCCATCTGCCGAAGGTTTGTCCGCTGGATGGGCGGAGACGTTCACGTGGAGAGCGTTCTGGGCGAAGGCAGCGCTTTTTCATTTACTTTCCCGCTGACTACTTCCGATGCATGCCAGCCACTGGTCCAGCCCGCTCCATTGACATTTCAGACCGATACCCACCAGGAGATTCCCCCCGAAGCTAAAATCCTCGTCGCCGAAGACGACCCGGTCAACCGGGCTTTGACACTGGGCATATTGAGGAAGTGTGGCGTGGTCGCCGATGTCGTTAAAAATGGGCGTGAGGCCCTCGACAAAATGAAGAACACCCATTTTGACCTGGTATTGATGGATATACAGATGCCCGAAATGGACGGGTTGACCGCATGCAAGCTGTTCCGAAAGTTTGAAACAAAGCGAAAGACGGATCAGCGCACTCCCGTCATTGCCGTGACCGCCTACTCTCTGGAGGAACATCGGGACGCCTCTTTCAAGGCGGGCATGGATGACTTTCTGACCAAACCGCTCATGCCCCGGGATCTGAAGATGGCGCTCCTGCGGTGGCTGGCGCCAGAAACGGATGCGCTTCCATTGCCGTCGGAGGAACCCTCCATCAATCGTTCCGTTCTGGAGCGTTTGCGGCAGGATATGGGCGAGGATTTTTCCATGGTTGTCGACCTTTTTCTTGAGGTCCTGCCGCAGCGGTGCAAGGCCATACGGAGAGCGGCGGAACAGTTGGATGGCGAGGCCATGCATCTTGAAACCCATCCGTTCAAGAGCGCCAGCCGCCAAGTGGGCATGGAAGGATTGGCCAAACTGGTGGAGGAAATAGATGATCTGGCACGGTCCGGGAAGGTCAAGAAAGCGGCCAAGCTTATGCCGAAGTTAGTAAAGGAATGTGATCAGGCGGAAAAGATGCTCCGTTCAGAGTTGGCCTCCGCCTGA
- a CDS encoding response regulator, with amino-acid sequence MTSLMTRPGEQPVLTASEAAKLFGVAVQTIHQWVEKGLLEAWRTPGGHRRILKKSALALLDQRAGGTRGNRDSSPFHLLVVDDDPRMLATYKMHLRKWEFPIHLDVASSGVEALIQVAKKRPNLIITDLAMPDLDGFRMIKELRNDHEMRAIHLIVITILEAREIQAKGGVPDDVMVLQKPVQFSWLKEIVRQRANLKKIGLEER; translated from the coding sequence ATGACATCTCTGATGACCAGACCGGGCGAGCAACCTGTCCTGACCGCAAGTGAAGCGGCAAAACTTTTTGGCGTGGCGGTTCAGACCATCCATCAGTGGGTTGAAAAAGGGCTTCTTGAGGCCTGGAGAACCCCTGGCGGGCATCGCCGTATTTTGAAAAAATCAGCCTTGGCTCTTCTGGATCAGCGGGCTGGCGGGACCAGGGGCAACAGGGACTCAAGCCCTTTCCACCTGCTGGTCGTCGATGATGATCCAAGAATGTTGGCGACGTACAAAATGCATTTGAGGAAATGGGAGTTTCCCATTCATCTTGATGTCGCCTCCAGCGGAGTCGAAGCGCTCATCCAGGTCGCCAAGAAAAGGCCCAATCTGATCATTACCGATCTTGCCATGCCGGATCTCGATGGGTTCCGCATGATTAAGGAATTGAGAAACGACCATGAAATGCGCGCCATTCATTTGATTGTGATCACCATTCTAGAAGCCCGGGAGATCCAGGCGAAGGGAGGCGTTCCCGATGATGTGATGGTTCTGCAAAAACCGGTTCAGTTTTCCTGGCTCAAGGAGATCGTCCGGCAGCGGGCCAACCTGAAAAAAATAGGGTTGGAAGAACGATGA
- a CDS encoding transposase: protein MKSLLKLIIVSVADTLYTRVALQMEILALRHQVLVLQRKRPKRLHLIGFDRLLWVCLSRFWPKWRESLVVVKPQTVIKWHRNGFRLFWRWKSRRRRGGGRLTVTQEIRELIQRMNQENLLWGAPRIHGELLKLGFEVAQSSVSKYMVTVKKPPSQTWKAFLENHASSLASLDFFTVPTIFFQVLHVLVILHHECRRIVFFNVTTNPTSTWVAQQIREAFPWDIAPRYLIYDRDPAFQGECQATLKGMGIKSVTTAPASPWQNPYVERLFGSLRRECLDHMIVLDEGHLRRVLKEYVVYYHGARTHLGLGKECPVYRPVQPRGVGEVIAFPHVGGLHHEYLRKTA from the coding sequence ATGAAATCATTGTTGAAACTCATCATCGTATCCGTTGCTGATACTCTCTACACCCGAGTTGCGCTTCAAATGGAAATCCTGGCCCTGCGGCATCAGGTGCTGGTGCTGCAGAGAAAGAGGCCAAAACGGCTTCACTTGATCGGGTTTGACCGCTTACTTTGGGTCTGTTTGTCCAGGTTCTGGCCAAAGTGGCGTGAATCCCTGGTCGTCGTCAAGCCTCAAACCGTGATCAAATGGCATCGTAACGGATTCAGATTATTTTGGAGATGGAAATCACGACGGAGGAGGGGAGGGGGGCGACTTACGGTAACCCAGGAAATCCGGGAGTTGATCCAGCGGATGAACCAGGAAAATCTGTTATGGGGAGCCCCTCGTATCCACGGTGAATTATTGAAACTTGGGTTTGAGGTGGCTCAGTCATCCGTTTCAAAGTACATGGTGACGGTGAAAAAGCCTCCATCACAGACCTGGAAAGCCTTCCTGGAAAACCATGCCAGCTCCTTGGCCTCATTGGATTTCTTCACCGTCCCGACAATCTTTTTCCAGGTCCTCCACGTCCTGGTCATCCTCCACCATGAATGCCGCAGGATTGTCTTCTTCAATGTGACCACCAACCCCACATCCACCTGGGTTGCCCAACAGATTCGAGAGGCCTTTCCATGGGATATCGCACCACGCTATCTGATCTATGACCGAGATCCAGCATTTCAAGGGGAATGTCAGGCCACCCTGAAGGGAATGGGGATCAAGTCAGTGACCACAGCACCAGCCTCACCTTGGCAAAATCCGTACGTGGAGCGCTTGTTCGGGTCCCTGCGCCGGGAGTGTCTGGATCACATGATCGTACTGGATGAAGGGCATCTGCGTCGGGTGCTCAAGGAGTATGTGGTCTACTATCACGGGGCCCGGACTCATTTGGGATTGGGGAAAGAATGCCCTGTATACCGACCAGTTCAGCCAAGAGGGGTCGGGGAGGTTATTGCCTTCCCTCACGTTGGTGGGCTTCACCACGAGTACCTGCGCAAAACCGCCTAA
- a CDS encoding Rpn family recombination-promoting nuclease/putative transposase, whose amino-acid sequence MADITHPHDRFLKILLSNPMTAGTLLRERLPKEIAECLSLEPPSLVDGTFIDGEFRQHLTDRLFRVKTVAGGEAYVYALVEHKSHPDDWIAFQLLRYMVQIWERMGEETGRGGRLSPIVPLLVYHGRQAWQIPPLFSALVDAETSWQGHLLDFRFSVVDLGQIDDTALSRDDRLRGGFLALKCVFQKGVKPETVAGIGKVLQVDQELAKQTLLYLIQTYEELDMDSIQAFSDEAFPGKAEEYKSLFAREMIAKGRQEGRQEGESKILHRQLQRKFGPSLPDWVEDKLATASLGEIEEWSDQILDAQSLDEVFV is encoded by the coding sequence ATGGCTGACATTACTCATCCCCACGATCGATTCCTGAAGATCCTGCTCTCAAATCCTATGACGGCGGGAACTCTCCTGCGGGAGCGTCTGCCCAAAGAGATAGCAGAGTGTTTGTCATTGGAGCCGCCCAGCTTGGTGGATGGGACCTTCATCGACGGTGAGTTTCGCCAGCATCTGACAGATCGACTGTTCCGGGTGAAAACGGTGGCAGGCGGTGAGGCCTATGTGTACGCACTCGTCGAGCACAAAAGCCATCCGGACGATTGGATCGCATTTCAGCTTCTACGGTATATGGTCCAAATTTGGGAGCGAATGGGGGAGGAGACAGGTCGTGGAGGGCGTCTATCACCCATCGTACCGCTGTTGGTGTACCATGGGAGGCAGGCTTGGCAGATCCCGCCCCTGTTTTCCGCGTTGGTGGATGCAGAGACGTCGTGGCAGGGACATCTGCTGGATTTCCGGTTTTCGGTGGTAGATCTAGGACAAATTGATGATACGGCGCTTTCTCGGGATGATCGACTGCGTGGCGGATTCCTGGCCCTAAAATGTGTCTTCCAAAAGGGAGTGAAACCTGAAACAGTTGCTGGAATCGGCAAAGTTTTACAGGTTGATCAAGAGCTTGCCAAGCAAACCTTGCTCTATCTGATTCAAACCTATGAGGAGTTGGATATGGATAGCATTCAGGCGTTTTCAGATGAGGCTTTCCCAGGAAAGGCGGAAGAATATAAATCCTTATTTGCCAGGGAAATGATTGCCAAAGGACGACAGGAAGGACGACAGGAAGGTGAATCCAAAATTCTCCATCGGCAGCTGCAACGAAAATTTGGACCCAGCCTTCCAGACTGGGTCGAGGACAAACTTGCCACCGCCTCCTTGGGTGAAATCGAGGAGTGGTCTGACCAGATCTTAGATGCTCAATCCTTGGACGAAGTCTTCGTGTAG
- a CDS encoding mechanosensitive ion channel — protein sequence MRFSPPVSWLFTLTVVAFFLLLSSLSMPGPVQAEEELPLHRMSNEALISHMKALHDKVESTLKSDQRLLRTNLEKLLKVQEQRAALSAALPATDVVQESSIQAIEVGMTALEQRIQNNLQQKGIIHNERALWQEREQLIQNLTTLLEGWIQLRPQIDLGLLELKFRVDDKSLRRWTIPKYLNSKDFNGRQRRYKRVQKKLQEENATVQEKLKTLQALQIQNDDQQRQAQAKLDLLKQQQERLRKQASLKQNFGQLSPKEQLNQLSQLEAETTWRMGSFLLNNSQHIQLQKQVEELEQALEKLQIPKIDQAEQETVAYDLVRAEAHSKKLQQRNDILEERLEQQKMLASTMNLLLERGQKVVEQNSSIADRLVDMRVLIALLNKHPDTKEKLPPGSSLAKLDTIGEKSAKQTAHIVAAMAEAELRLPELEQRIETEMAALAEAQADRIAFSRLLKHARQRHDQSNHLRQLETEAILESIAVAEESFTQSSGKLKTSRSQLSSMRQLTLRGIRDLETAQDVFSAFLHNAQGQRHQLIRNQLYQQAGMTPLADPSRPVNQASTISETVRSPVYAILDQWGDQPGDVLEGVGLELKQLQALLVSRIQLLNDQKEQETRIVKLLTRENDALAQHIHLIEQTLSATQTSFAGAIELQKRLGRGEMQPDQAPTHLGKLLDSDRIAPLESELARFSALKSEVEAQITFYSDPDKARYATIQPLGELQALLDVRINLLDGWLRLIEKNTAKLSELDQKNLEQDARRRLLSSESGLESFLNLFVSSQGKKLTDMLQALHIEVLELEMTRENLAEQKKAADRLLRLNDSEGPILTELTDMFEQAHARLSQQWSEQNARLNASQKTTGTESEPRSEFAAPSEESQTLLESLGTQEEQRAELDRRAKNLFDLYIHKTVAETWLTLLKVRHSRFGMVAEAGIYRNRNRALTVERNSLLSQIERLDGISPERQRELDASLDALSPMERQQRIEGKINLTRQDRLKIQRKTAIWAGLKLAIILLLAWVTRQLVELLVWRRMEKKADRNIPNLMRGLVTFLIFLFAFFAVVAFVFGQTLTGLLATSGLMAMIIGLAVQMNIANIFSGLAINLERPFQIGDEVKLDSTTGKVVDITWRTTRILTMCQELVTVPNNIAAESVVMNYSQPDENYWKGFNVYLPQEADPDEMEALFYAAMKDIDAIKTPWVMFMGFNEWAAEYMVWFMIPYSKRWGVPNQLWKNIWEAFRVKGIKPVFKQFHHMPPE from the coding sequence ATGCGGTTTTCGCCTCCTGTCAGCTGGCTCTTCACCCTTACCGTTGTGGCGTTCTTTCTGTTGTTAAGTTCGTTATCCATGCCCGGGCCTGTTCAGGCCGAGGAGGAGCTGCCCCTTCACCGCATGAGCAACGAAGCGCTGATCAGCCACATGAAAGCGCTGCATGACAAGGTCGAGTCCACCTTGAAAAGCGACCAGCGGCTTCTGCGCACCAATCTGGAAAAACTTCTCAAGGTTCAGGAACAGCGTGCTGCATTGAGTGCTGCGCTTCCTGCCACGGATGTTGTCCAGGAGAGTTCCATCCAGGCCATAGAAGTCGGTATGACGGCTTTGGAACAACGTATCCAGAACAACCTGCAGCAGAAGGGGATCATCCACAATGAGCGCGCTCTTTGGCAGGAACGTGAACAGCTGATCCAAAACCTGACGACTCTGTTGGAGGGGTGGATCCAGTTGCGACCCCAGATTGATCTGGGATTGCTGGAACTCAAATTTCGGGTCGATGATAAAAGCCTGCGCCGCTGGACCATCCCCAAGTATCTGAACTCAAAAGATTTTAATGGACGCCAAAGACGTTACAAGAGGGTTCAAAAGAAGCTGCAGGAAGAAAATGCGACGGTTCAGGAAAAGTTGAAAACCTTGCAGGCGCTACAGATCCAAAATGATGATCAGCAGCGGCAGGCACAAGCCAAGCTGGATCTTCTCAAACAGCAACAGGAACGGCTACGCAAGCAAGCTTCTCTCAAGCAAAATTTTGGTCAGCTGTCGCCAAAGGAGCAGCTCAATCAACTCTCCCAGCTTGAAGCGGAAACCACCTGGAGAATGGGTTCGTTTTTGCTGAATAACAGTCAACACATTCAATTGCAAAAACAGGTGGAGGAGCTGGAACAGGCGCTGGAAAAGTTGCAGATCCCGAAAATTGACCAGGCTGAGCAGGAAACAGTCGCCTATGATCTGGTCCGGGCGGAAGCGCACTCCAAAAAGCTGCAACAGCGCAACGATATTCTCGAAGAGCGTTTAGAGCAGCAAAAGATGCTGGCCAGCACCATGAATCTGCTTTTGGAAAGAGGGCAGAAAGTGGTGGAACAAAACAGCAGTATTGCCGACCGGCTGGTTGATATGCGGGTGCTGATTGCCCTGTTGAACAAGCATCCGGATACCAAAGAGAAGTTGCCCCCAGGTAGCTCATTGGCCAAGCTCGACACCATAGGCGAAAAGAGCGCCAAACAGACGGCCCACATTGTGGCGGCCATGGCAGAAGCGGAGCTTCGCCTGCCGGAACTTGAACAGAGGATCGAAACAGAGATGGCCGCTCTGGCGGAGGCCCAAGCGGATCGGATTGCTTTTTCCAGACTGCTCAAGCATGCCCGCCAGAGGCACGATCAATCCAACCATCTGCGCCAGCTGGAAACCGAAGCCATCCTTGAAAGCATCGCGGTGGCGGAAGAGTCTTTTACCCAAAGTAGTGGGAAATTGAAAACGAGTCGCAGCCAGCTGAGCAGTATGCGTCAACTGACCCTTCGGGGAATTCGTGACCTGGAGACGGCTCAGGATGTTTTTTCCGCTTTTCTTCACAATGCCCAAGGGCAACGCCATCAACTGATTCGCAATCAGTTGTATCAGCAGGCCGGAATGACCCCTCTTGCTGACCCCAGTCGCCCAGTGAATCAGGCCTCCACCATTTCAGAAACAGTCCGATCTCCGGTCTATGCCATTTTGGATCAGTGGGGGGATCAGCCGGGTGATGTGCTGGAAGGCGTCGGGTTGGAACTGAAACAGTTGCAGGCTCTTCTGGTCAGTCGGATCCAGCTTCTCAACGATCAGAAAGAACAGGAAACCCGTATTGTCAAGCTGTTGACCAGGGAGAATGATGCCCTTGCCCAACACATCCATCTGATCGAACAGACGCTCAGTGCCACACAAACCTCCTTTGCCGGTGCGATTGAACTCCAAAAACGACTTGGACGGGGCGAGATGCAGCCGGATCAGGCCCCCACCCACCTGGGCAAACTGCTGGATTCCGACCGTATTGCACCACTGGAAAGCGAGTTGGCCAGGTTTTCGGCCCTTAAGTCTGAAGTCGAGGCCCAGATCACATTCTATTCCGATCCGGACAAGGCGCGCTATGCGACCATCCAACCCCTGGGTGAGTTGCAGGCTCTGCTGGATGTTCGCATCAATTTGCTCGATGGATGGCTTCGTCTGATTGAGAAAAATACGGCCAAGCTTTCAGAACTCGACCAAAAAAATCTGGAACAGGATGCGCGACGGCGATTGCTGAGCTCTGAAAGTGGTTTGGAATCCTTTCTGAACCTGTTTGTTTCGTCACAAGGGAAAAAACTGACGGACATGTTGCAGGCGCTGCACATAGAGGTGCTTGAACTTGAAATGACCCGGGAAAATCTGGCCGAGCAGAAAAAAGCCGCCGACCGGCTTCTTCGACTCAACGACTCTGAAGGACCGATTTTGACCGAGTTAACGGATATGTTCGAACAGGCCCATGCCCGTCTCTCCCAGCAGTGGTCCGAACAAAACGCTCGCCTGAACGCCTCTCAGAAAACCACCGGGACAGAGAGTGAACCAAGAAGCGAATTTGCAGCTCCCTCTGAAGAGAGCCAAACCCTCCTGGAATCGTTGGGTACCCAGGAGGAGCAACGGGCTGAACTGGATCGGCGTGCCAAAAACCTATTCGATCTTTACATTCACAAAACCGTTGCTGAAACTTGGCTGACACTGCTCAAGGTGCGTCACTCCCGTTTTGGCATGGTGGCGGAAGCAGGGATTTATCGAAACCGAAATCGAGCCCTCACCGTAGAGAGAAACAGTCTCCTAAGCCAGATTGAACGCCTGGATGGAATTTCACCCGAACGCCAAAGGGAATTGGACGCCTCTCTTGACGCTCTCTCCCCTATGGAGCGACAACAACGGATCGAAGGCAAAATCAACCTGACCCGCCAGGACCGACTCAAAATTCAACGAAAAACCGCCATTTGGGCAGGGCTCAAGCTGGCGATTATCCTGCTGCTGGCCTGGGTGACCAGGCAGTTGGTTGAACTTTTGGTCTGGCGCCGTATGGAAAAGAAGGCTGATCGTAACATCCCCAATCTGATGCGTGGATTGGTGACCTTCCTGATCTTCTTATTCGCCTTTTTTGCTGTTGTGGCCTTTGTTTTTGGCCAAACCCTGACCGGTTTGTTGGCCACCTCCGGTTTGATGGCGATGATCATTGGTTTGGCCGTGCAGATGAATATTGCCAACATTTTTTCCGGTTTGGCGATCAATCTGGAACGGCCATTTCAGATCGGTGATGAGGTCAAACTGGACTCAACCACCGGTAAAGTGGTGGACATCACCTGGCGGACCACCCGAATCCTGACCATGTGCCAGGAGTTGGTGACCGTCCCCAACAATATCGCCGCTGAATCCGTTGTCATGAACTATTCCCAACCCGATGAAAATTATTGGAAAGGGTTTAACGTCTATCTGCCCCAGGAAGCGGATCCCGATGAGATGGAGGCGCTCTTTTATGCCGCCATGAAGGATATTGATGCCATCAAGACACCTTGGGTCATGTTTATGGGGTTTAACGAATGGGCGGCGGAATATATGGTCTGGTTCATGATCCCCTACTCAAAACGCTGGGGAGTGCCCAATCAACTCTGGAAAAATATATGGGAAGCTTTCAGGGTGAAGGGTATCAAACCGGTTTTCAAACAGTTCCACCATATGCCGCCTGAGTGA
- a CDS encoding cupin domain-containing protein, whose amino-acid sequence MFKIVKGPAKILCVAALSVLGGCATTTQESVDSKPSLYSGEYQVPGRLKGTTSFADAETVDKKINPKYPAWYRGHAPNGMADEDSLHFYRVLLGSSSSTGLNPENIMCGDYYLKPGVTYPAHNHPANEMYFVLEGEADWWADDENKKVKPGNMMYHRPYTVHGFTNTSETESLHLLWCWWVEPGEDPSVLNIGGRFTNPELFSAPENAKAHAVPIPAVREK is encoded by the coding sequence ATGTTTAAAATAGTAAAAGGTCCAGCCAAGATTCTTTGTGTTGCGGCACTTTCGGTGCTGGGGGGCTGTGCGACCACCACACAGGAGAGCGTCGACAGTAAGCCCAGCCTCTATAGTGGAGAGTATCAGGTTCCTGGGCGTCTGAAGGGGACCACCTCCTTTGCCGACGCCGAGACAGTGGATAAAAAGATCAATCCCAAATATCCCGCATGGTATCGGGGTCATGCGCCCAATGGCATGGCGGATGAAGATTCCCTCCATTTCTATCGTGTTCTGCTTGGATCCAGCTCCAGTACGGGGTTGAACCCCGAAAATATCATGTGTGGTGACTATTATCTGAAACCGGGCGTCACCTATCCCGCACACAATCACCCTGCCAATGAGATGTATTTTGTCTTGGAAGGTGAGGCCGATTGGTGGGCTGATGATGAGAACAAAAAAGTGAAACCCGGCAACATGATGTACCATCGCCCCTATACGGTGCATGGTTTTACCAACACATCCGAGACCGAATCGCTGCATCTTTTGTGGTGCTGGTGGGTGGAGCCGGGTGAGGATCCTTCCGTATTGAACATAGGGGGCAGATTTACCAATCCTGAACTGTTTTCCGCCCCTGAAAACGCCAAGGCCCATGCCGTTCCGATTCCAGCCGTGCGGGAAAAATAA
- a CDS encoding methyltransferase domain-containing protein: protein MRNEMHLSQDASPQVRQLFHIIHENHGKCVLSLSGGQVVPELALPLVEIRQCGIDLEMIDFDAERCQQHLDICQKAADPFVAAMSCQSVTDANWAATLGSRRVDLVLLQVSSRFLLSLDWNNPGQEEGLATALANLNRLLDGVFKALAPGGSVLVHGMVGDSDGSIRSESVGDLLRQNHFNGICQVPFATQKVFLARRPLEGALDDNKQSYYRHQNQIMREVWSGNGSMCWGHFPPGQEESISLEAATDLHVQRMAERIGLTEESVLLDVGCGNGYTALWLAETYQCRVVGLDLSTTNIEQAEAALAKASPELKKRVSFLCASMVEAEFAAESFTHIWSNAAIYHVHAREMQPLFEKLSQVLKPGGVMSFDTLISPRGEVDDHVREWVCDRFHLETLHLQEAYQTAMEQNGLVIDNWEDLTQHLHITYKRVGQQANKANYPRLATAYAESAKTTERGTLGWVLVLARKEAV, encoded by the coding sequence ATGCGTAATGAAATGCATCTGAGCCAGGACGCTTCCCCGCAGGTCAGGCAGCTATTCCATATCATCCATGAAAATCATGGCAAGTGCGTGCTCTCCCTATCGGGTGGTCAGGTGGTGCCGGAGCTGGCGCTGCCCCTGGTGGAAATACGCCAATGCGGCATAGATCTGGAGATGATTGATTTTGATGCCGAGCGCTGTCAGCAGCATCTCGATATCTGTCAGAAGGCAGCGGATCCTTTCGTGGCTGCCATGAGTTGTCAGAGTGTGACCGATGCCAATTGGGCCGCAACCTTGGGCAGCCGCCGGGTGGATTTGGTTTTATTGCAGGTTTCATCCCGGTTTTTGCTCTCCCTTGACTGGAACAATCCAGGCCAGGAAGAGGGGCTGGCCACGGCTTTAGCCAACCTGAACCGGCTGCTTGACGGGGTGTTCAAGGCGCTGGCCCCGGGTGGCAGTGTTTTGGTCCATGGGATGGTTGGCGATAGTGATGGTTCGATCCGTTCTGAGAGCGTGGGGGATCTGCTGCGTCAGAACCATTTTAACGGCATCTGTCAGGTGCCGTTTGCAACGCAAAAGGTGTTCCTGGCCCGCCGCCCTCTGGAAGGGGCTCTGGATGACAATAAACAGTCCTACTATCGCCACCAAAACCAGATCATGCGTGAGGTTTGGTCCGGTAACGGTTCCATGTGCTGGGGTCACTTTCCCCCTGGGCAGGAGGAGAGTATCTCCCTGGAAGCCGCCACCGATCTGCATGTACAAAGAATGGCAGAGCGTATCGGTTTGACTGAGGAGTCGGTGCTGTTGGATGTGGGGTGTGGCAACGGCTATACCGCGCTTTGGTTGGCTGAGACCTATCAGTGTCGGGTGGTGGGGCTCGATCTGAGCACGACCAACATCGAGCAGGCCGAAGCGGCCCTGGCCAAGGCCTCTCCAGAACTTAAAAAACGGGTTTCATTCCTTTGCGCCAGCATGGTGGAAGCCGAATTCGCGGCTGAAAGCTTCACCCATATCTGGAGCAACGCGGCCATCTATCATGTGCACGCCCGGGAGATGCAGCCCCTGTTTGAAAAGCTCAGTCAGGTGCTCAAACCCGGAGGGGTGATGAGTTTCGATACCCTGATTTCTCCCAGGGGGGAGGTGGACGACCATGTGCGGGAGTGGGTCTGTGATCGCTTCCATCTGGAAACCCTCCACCTCCAGGAGGCCTATCAAACCGCCATGGAACAAAATGGCCTGGTGATTGACAACTGGGAAGATTTAACGCAGCATTTGCACATCACCTATAAACGTGTGGGGCAACAGGCCAACAAGGCCAACTATCCCCGTCTTGCCACGGCCTATGCCGAGAGCGCCAAAACAACGGAACGGGGAACCCTCGGTTGGGTTTTGGTCCTTGCCCGGAAAGAGGCCGTATAA